The Bacteroidales bacterium DNA window AAAAGAAATTTCACGATATCCCCCGGAAACCGGAATTCATAAGAATGAGTTCCGGTTTTTTTGTTTCTCTCCTTCGCTTCAAATCTTAATCCCCCAAAATAAATTTATTTACTTTTATGCCTTCGTTTTTCTTGTTTTTTTCATCATAAATCAAAAATGAATGCCGATGAAAGTTGATGTTTTATTGGGTTTGCAATGGGGCGACGAAGGTAAAGGTAAAATTGTTGATGTACTTTCGCCCGGCTACGATATCATTGCCCGGTTTCAGGGTGGGCCTAATGCAGGCCATACCATCGAATTTGAGGGACTGAAATTTGTGCTTCATACGATCCCTTCAGGGATATTTAACCCGGAAAAGATGAATGTAATTGGCAATGGGGTGATCATTGACCCGGTTGTATTCAGAAAAGAGGTTTCGCAATTACACTCAAAGGCCATTAATCCGCAACAAAACCTTTACATTTCAAAAAAAGCGCACCTGATCCTTCCTGGTCACCGGCTGCTCGATGCCGTGTATGAAGCTTCAAAAGGGAAAGCAATGATCGGTTCAACACTAAAGGGGATTGGTCCTGCTTACACTGACAAAGTTGCCCGGCAGGGAATTCGGTTGGGTGATATTTTCAGTCAGGATTTCAGGCAGAAATACATAAAACTCAGAAATAGCCACCTTCAGATTATAGACACATTCAAGGTTGATATCAGTGCTTTCAAAATTGACGGTTTAGACTTTGAAGCGTATGAAAAAAATTGGTTCGATGCCCTCGAAGAGATGAAAGTCTTTAAGTTTATCGACAGCGAATATTTTATTAACAAGAGCCTGGCCGAGGGGAAACGGGTTCTGGCCGAAGGCGCCCAGGGGTCATTACTCGATATAGATTTTGGTTCCTACCCATATGTAACTTCGTCCAACACCATTATTGCCGGTGTTTGCTCCGGATTGGGGATTCCACCTTCAAGAATCGGTAAGGTTTATGGTGTATTTAAAGCTTACTGCACCAGGGTTGGCAACGGGCCTTTTCCTTCTGAACTTGACGATGAAACAGGTCAAATAATGCGTGACGAAGGCCATGAGTATGGTTCAACCACTGGCAGGCCAAGGCGTTGTGGCTGGCTTGATCTTACCGCCCTCAATTATGCAATTATGCTTAGCGGCGTCACCGACTTGATTATGACCAAAGGGGATGTGCTAAGTCGTTTTGGTTCATTGAAAATTAGCATTAAATATATGAGTGAAGGGAAAGAGGTTGATCAGATCCCATTCGATTGCCATCATCTTACACCGGTTTACAAGGAGGTTGGAGGGTGGAATTGTCCTATCAGTCATATTCTTGATTTCGAACAATTACCAGCAGAATTAAAGCATTACCTAAAATTTATCGAAAAGCAAACAAGCACTCCTGTTTCCATAGTTTCAGTTGGTCCCGACAGGAAGCAAACAATCATCAGGAACTAAAAACCGGGTTACCGGTAGAATCCCTTCACCTGAACATACTTCCAGACCTTTTCAGGAAGCATGTAGCGTACATCCTTCTCTATGCGGATTGACTGACGTATGAATGAAGATGAGATTTCTAGCAATGGAGCATCAATGGTCAAAACCGCAGAATGCCGTTTATACTCAGCAGGGTCAAAACCTGGGCGGGGGTAAATGTAGAAGTGATAATTCTTTAGTAATAGCCTGTAATTCTTCCACCTGTGGAACTCCCTGAATATATCGGTTCCGGCAATAATCACGAATTTACGGTCAGGATGTTCACCCTCTAGCTTTTTTAACGTGTCGATAGTGTATGAAGGGCGTGGCATTCCGAACTCGATATCGC harbors:
- a CDS encoding adenylosuccinate synthase; translation: MKVDVLLGLQWGDEGKGKIVDVLSPGYDIIARFQGGPNAGHTIEFEGLKFVLHTIPSGIFNPEKMNVIGNGVIIDPVVFRKEVSQLHSKAINPQQNLYISKKAHLILPGHRLLDAVYEASKGKAMIGSTLKGIGPAYTDKVARQGIRLGDIFSQDFRQKYIKLRNSHLQIIDTFKVDISAFKIDGLDFEAYEKNWFDALEEMKVFKFIDSEYFINKSLAEGKRVLAEGAQGSLLDIDFGSYPYVTSSNTIIAGVCSGLGIPPSRIGKVYGVFKAYCTRVGNGPFPSELDDETGQIMRDEGHEYGSTTGRPRRCGWLDLTALNYAIMLSGVTDLIMTKGDVLSRFGSLKISIKYMSEGKEVDQIPFDCHHLTPVYKEVGGWNCPISHILDFEQLPAELKHYLKFIEKQTSTPVSIVSVGPDRKQTIIRN
- a CDS encoding nicotinate-nucleotide adenylyltransferase, with protein sequence MKKTGLFFGSFNPIHIGHLIIAGYMQQYTDLEEVWFVVSPHNPLKEIVDLLDEQDRFEMVKIAIENNPVFRASDIEFGMPRPSYTIDTLKKLEGEHPDRKFVIIAGTDIFREFHRWKNYRLLLKNYHFYIYPRPGFDPAEYKRHSAVLTIDAPLLEISSSFIRQSIRIEKDVRYMLPEKVWKYVQVKGFYR